AAGCAAATCAGTTGTAATGAATAATCACACCTAGACTCACTCCAATCTATTATACTTAGAAGTGCACAAAAGCAAATTGAAGTAACTaatatcttgttttgtttcttggagtTTTTCTCATAGCAATAAGAATTCTCCTTAGATACCTCTATCCTTGAACTGTGTtccaatccctccctccctctttccctccctcctcccccccctcaaTACCAGGATATCCAGAGTGGTTTTGATTTGACATGTTGTAGATAAATCTAATTTTAATTTGATGCATGAGTTTCATATAagcaaataaattataaatataatgaaCAATCTTAAAACAGTTAAAATATTGTATATCATACTCTGGCATCAAAGACAGGGATCAAAACTATGTCTAGTACAATTGGTTACATTATTATATTGATTAGAAAAACCTACGTAATAGCTTGAAAGGGGAAATCATATGATTTTCTTGTAGAATATATTTGTCCTTTAGTAGGAAATAAATATTATGATGTACTATACAAAtgtgaaacaataaaaattaaacacagtTCCTTTCTCTGATGCACGAATGACTCCAGTCATAAACACAGAGTCTTCAGTAAAGATACCAGGAGCTGCATCCTTCCAATCTACAAATTGAAGCAAAAAATGATAATgtacactagataggagagaaagatgcatgtgtgtgtaagcgGGAGAGATATCTCTGAATATaatttcttccttcttgtttattcTTTAAGCATGACCACTAACAATCTGCAACCAACTTCCCTGAATAACCAACAACCCAGGCTATCGGGGTTCTAACATTTGTGGACCATCTGAAAatatcccagaattccaaacaccgCACAATCACAGAAACAGTCTGCAACTGTCAAAATTATGCCTCTGCTAATGCATGAAGCAAATGATAATCAGCTACTGTGGATTGTTCTCCTTTCAAGATATTATTTAGGTTTTTCTGAACACTATAATAATGTAACCAATACTCGGAGGCACTCACCACAGAGGACATGAACATGGCTCCAGTTGCAGTAGGCTCATGGATAAATCCTTCAAATGTAGCTGGGATCACACACATCAGCATGGCTTCATGTTGAAGCATAGATCACAGATATTCACACACCTCTGGTGGCAATAAGGGacacagacatcaacacagacaCAGCAGGAGTAAGACCATGGACACAGGCATGGCCCTTGGTGGCATTAGGTTTTCCTTATTTTAGTTTTGATAAAGCTTTGGTACTCTTGATAATCTTTTCAAAATatcatttattctattttatttcttttaaatgcatACATTTGTGGTAACTTGGTCAAGAACACACTCATAATTTAGTGTATCAGGAAGCTGAATTCTCAGGGTAGATCCAGCAGGGAATTCTACTGATATACATGTCTTCTAGTGAGGCCACTGTGCCAAAGGTTCCATATTTCCTCAGAAAGTACCTCCAGATAGTGAAtaagcatttgaaaccccaaaccTGTGTAGAATATTTTGTATTCTGGCAATAACACCAAAGAACCCAGaagagagcacacacacaaacacacaaacaccacatggACTAACTTATAGGAATCCACACAgaaacatgtgcacacaggcacacacagaaacgGTCACATATACACAATGACACTAGTTACACAGAATAACTCACACATATCACTATAGGTACATATTCAaaacctacacacagatacaaatgCACACAGATAAACATACAGGCACAAGTTCACACAGTCAGAGATACCAGCACACAGatgtatgcacacatgagcacataaacacacatactcatgtacaatatgtagtgagaattttgattACTTTTAAAGGATTCAGGAACGTTAGGTGGATAGttgtgttttaatcccaggtgttaGATATGGGCTGCATCAGATGGGCCACAGCCACTAACTATGATTGCCTTATGCTCTATGTGGGACaggatttttgccagctgcagatggaTTTTGTTTGGAATTCTGAGACCCTGGAGAGTGTGTTAACGGCAGTTCCTCAAGAGGGGCCAAATGCCTTCTGAAGAAGGAGGCTGCTTCTCACCCTGCTTCTGCATTTGGAGCTGTAGTTTGTCATATAGTCATGAGCAGAGACAAGAAGATAAAATTGGACATCCTGACGATGAAGACTGGACTTGCtccaaggaactcaatgccctAACCAGATGGACGTAATGTAAAGTGATCCATACACCCTTTTCTTTATAACCTTCCTTCTCTACCCCCTAGTGTTGGCGGCTGGAAAGACTAAGGATGGAGTAAGTGTTGGGAAGGTGGAATAAAGCAGACCAAAAATAGCACCTACAGTAATCACTACTTGGGACATAGACATGCTGCTACACGTGCGCACAGTAGCAGGACAATTTCGTGGTATGGCACAGAACTGAAGAGAATTGGTGTGGTATAGAGTGAAACAGAAGTAAGATCTACTGACTTGGTAGAGATCTGCTGTGAGTGTGTAGAGAATCAGAGAGGTTGGCAGCATTCTCAAGACCATGGgaaagggaggcaaagattaagacaCAGGCTAGAGTACTGATGGGTCACCAAAGCTCAGTCATCAGAGGGTTATGGCTGAAGAATAACTTCTGTGTCTATAACTGCTGGTTGAATATTATCTTGTGGGTATTCTTGGAGGTGAGGTTCTAAAAAGTAAGAGGAAATGTGACTTTTTTGCTGGGAATACAGGCAGGCATGCAGGAGGTAAGAACACAGAAGTTCTTGTTATCTTCCTGGTTCTGGGTTCTCAGGGGTCACCACCCACTTTGATAACATTCTCTCTCCTGACAAGCCTCCATGAGCATGAGTGAAAGCCCAGGCATGTCACTAATTACAGGAATTATCACAACCTATTCATGAAGTCCAAAGAAAACAACCAGTGTATAGCATGGATTTGGGCTCTGGGCAGATAATGTATTATTCAGTGTAGTACATCCACGCTGCAGGGAATACAGGAGCACAGAGGCACCATGGTGACTGCACAGATTCTGCTGCTCACTGTGGTTTTGACCTTGCCCTCTGTGGAGAATTTAACCTTTAGGAATCCTAAGTATAGTGTCTCTCTTGACAAGGTGAGAGTGCTGGGCAGACTGAGTGTGTGATCTGGGTTTTCATGGCTTGGATGACCCAGTGATGTTGCTGAAAGATTCAGATGGACATCGGTAAGTGTTCCAATGTTATGAGTTACTGTCTGTCCTCCAGCATGGTTTTTCTTGAGATCGGACATTGGAGGCAACCAAAGGCCAAGGTATGGCTTATGGGAGCACGCGTCTCATCAGTCTACCTTAAAGAATCTCCTTTCTCACCTTTggtcttctaaaaaaaaaattccaattcCGCAGAAATGACTTTGTTCAGAAGTTCTATTTTGCAATGAAAGACTCATGCAGGATGAAGTGCACAATACAGGACAACTCTTTTCAGATGGATGAACATTGTtgggtatgggggaggggtgccTGGAGGGATAGACTTCCTAAGATGTTTTGATGTTTAAATTGTTGATGTGGTTTGAGGAAATAAGAGATTCTGGAGAAGTTCAGCCTTCCTTCCAAACCGTGGCTGTGATGAATGGAGATTTTCATTGTGGCTGTATGATCTTTGTGGCCTTCTGGAATCTCAGCCAAGACGGAGGCAAACATACCCTATGGTTAAAGCTGGTATCCAGGTACCCTGTCTCCTTCTAATGACAATTCCACTCATTCTGGCCCAGCAACCTCTCAAAAGTGATACTAAGTTCTTTTCCCGCTCATTCTTACAACAAAGAGAGTTGGCAGTTCCTGATCATGCTTTTAGCCTTGTCCTCTTGGTGATTTTTCTCAGGTGTTTATGTGTGACCTCTGCAGGAACACCAGAATAATCCTGGCCCAGGGTTGATGTCACCTGCCCATGATCCCTGTCTTAGACTGTCGGATCTGCCTGATCATGACAGAGATGGGCTAGCCATTACCATGAACAAATCATGTCCCCCTGATCATGACAGAAATGGGCAGCCATTACCATGAACATATCATGTCCCCCTGATCATGACAGAGATGGGCTGCCATTACCATGAACATATCATGTCCCCCTGATCATGACAGAGATGGGCAGCCATTACCATGAACATATCATGTCCCCCTGATCATGACAGAGATGGGCTGCCATTACCATGAACATATCATGTCCCCCTAGATGGGGCAGAGGCGGTGCCCTGGtttcttcctttgtctcttcCCATTTCAGTTTCTACCTTGGATTTCATTGTTTGGTTTATCCTTTCTATGCTTCCTCTCTCAGGACAattttcttctttagcttctAGGAAAATGGTACATAACCCGATGGGCAGGAAACCTGCCTATTCCTACAAAGAAGAAGTTTACTCCATTGCCTCCCTTCGTTTTTGTCAAAAACGCTATTGGCAAGCTGGAGTTTAGGATGAACATCTCGTGAGTACCTGCCATTAGGCAGCCCTTTCTGTTCTTGGCTCTATGAATGCCCCTCCTTCACCACAAACATGCCCCTGACCTCAGCTAGGCACTCCATGTCAACATGGAATCCTCTTGTATTGTCTGGTCCATGTATGAGGTGAGTTGTGTAAGCACAGGAGAAATGTTTCCAGGGCACTGGCTGCAAGCATGTGGTCCAGTGAATCACCTGATGTTCTTCTATGACACTCTGTGGAAGACTGAGATGTTCCTTCCCAGCACTGCTTGCTCCCCAGGGCCACTGTAGATGCTGTGTCTATTTTGGTGTAACCACAGAACTTCAGGGCCATCAATATTTCACTTATGTGCATGTGCAGTGAGGATCCAGGAGTAAGGTGGAGTATGGGCACCCCTTAAGTTACGTATCATTTCATTTTGTCTTCTCACCTGCCATAATGTGTACTACACCAGGGATTGTGGCCAGTCATGTACTAATGCTTGGTTATCTGCTATATGTATTAGATGAAAGGTCTGGGGTCAATTCAATGTTTAGCCTCATAGATGGCAGGAGAGGGCAGAGCTGGTGATAGGGAGAGAGCCatgcttttgttctttgttacaGAAAACCCATTGGTTGTGTTCAGTTCACGATATATATGGATCAAGATAAATATAGTCCTAATGTCTACTACATCTGTAAGTGCTCAGGTTTCAGATTCGTTATTTTTTGTGATCTTCAAGAAGAGATTTGAAGACCACATGACTTATTTTCATCCTCAGGGCCAAATTTCCCGGTCGTCTTTGGATTCATTGGTGGGACAGACTTTGCTATTGCTGCCCATGCAACCTCTgtcaacatagaaacagaaaaggtGACAATGCTCATGGGTGAGTCTCACCCTACCTAAGAGCTGGGCTTGGATTCTTTAAGCAGGGTGTACAGATAGAGCTTCTATGTCCTGTCTAATTTTTCAGTCCCCGTCTGGGTGTCTTTCCTGAGATGCCTTGGATCTTTGAGAAAGTGTTTTATTAGCTCTTGGTATATTTATTTTCATCCCTATCCCCTACTGAGTCACAAGACTCACAGCCACTCCATGCCCACTGAGCTTCAgtgtctcccttcccttctcagtCAGCTTTTCTTCCAGTCCTGTTCTAGGAAGGGCTTTAGTTGGAATAATTTCTCACTGGGAACATGGGAAAACATTTGGAAACAATGTGCTGTTGTCATGTCAGTGGGGCCTGTTCTGATATCCAGATGTTGAATGTTAGAGTCCTACTCAACACCTGTTGTATGATATCTGACCCCACCCCTTTACCAGACAGGTCTGGAGTACTGAAGTCTACAACTATCATAATAACAAAAGAGAATTGAGACAAGTAGATATATGAAGGTTCTAAGGACAGTTTTGACCAGTGttaaatagagaaaaatgtttcagtgctctctgtccttccttccaaCCATTTAGAAATTGATGAGAAACCTGAACAAGGCTTGGGATAACTCACTGGTTAAGAATTCTTGCTCTGAATGAAGACCTGATTAATGTCACAAGAGTGCCACACAAATATCTGGGCATAGATGAATGTTCCTGTAACTCTTTCATTGTGGGAGACAGTGACTCCTCAGAGCTAGCTGTCCAGACAACATAACCACAATGGTAAACTTCCAGTTCAATGAGAGACTGGGTCTTAAAGAAGTGTAGAGAGTTCTACAGGAGTATGATTAGCATCCTGATCTGGTCACCGTGGTCATAAACAGACTTACCAAactcatgcacatgtgcatgcacacacactcactcacaatcACACACGCAGTCTGAGGGTGGAAAGCAAAGCCAGAACTtccatttcctgagagacagttTTCAGTCACATCCTGGGAAAGATCGGTCCTAATCAAATGTTCCATGCTATCTCTGTTCTCACAGGAGTTCTGAACACTGAGGTACACAAGGAGAGTACCTGGCACCAAAGTTACTAGTGCTAGGTGGAGATATGACCTCCACTTGTCATCATCATCAAGCACTGACAGTCACAATGCTAGCAGCATAATTTTAGCCTCTGTTTGTATTCTCCAGTACCTTTGCTCACATGATTCTGTTGAACTTTGTGTTGCACTGTGCTGCCTCCCTCTCAATCTGAAAACATATCAGCATTCAGCCAATAGTCTCTACACTCATGAAATTCCAACAATGACCTAGGATGTCTCTCAGCCTAGACATAAATGCTCTAGACAGAAACATCTACTGCTATCCACTGTCCCCATTCTCAGATATTGACATGGGCTCCAGGGGTTATGGTATTAACCAGAAGTTTTAGGCATTTCTAGGTTACTCTCCAAGTTCAGTGTACCTGTATCCTAGAGATTCCCCCCATAGATGGTATTGTTTCAATATTTAGTTTTGAGAAGGTGATGCATTACTGAGGGCAATGTTGGAATACAAGACCCTGCTAGCAGGTGCTTGCAGCATAATTATGACAAAGCTGGGCCAGTCACCTTTGgattcctctctttctctcctcaagcTATTGTCAAACTCAATACTTTTGTTTAGGATGTAGTATAGAAGGTTGGTTCAGTGTGCCTATAATCAAAGGTTGTTCTTTGAGCATGTTTGGGGTGTGGATGATTGTCTGCATATGATTTCTGCCATCTGGAGATGaatatgtgaaaatatttttctgagcAACCATTGTGGAGTGTACTGGGGGCTCTCAGTTTCATGGGAGACTTATATGCTCAGGTGATATTTGTCACAAACAAGAGGTAAACACGATTTCCTCTTCACTTCTACATGGCCTGTCTCCATTCAGGAATATTCAGCCAGAGATACCCTTTCTGTGGTGTGAAATGTCGTGTCTCAGAAAAACCCTGAACAATCTGGGAGTGAACCATTTAAAGATTCTTTTCTACCCCTTTTTTCATACTCATGTGGCCTGCAGGTCGAAACATGTTCCCAAGGCCAACTGTGCTATTGGATTTTGAAGATTTTGTAGAAAGCCTAGTACTGAACAAAACAGATATCATCAACCCTGGATGTGACGGTAATGAGATAGAGACTTtgcctttctaatttttttattcatgAGTTTCCTGTAAGACAATGACACTATACACAGCTGTCTCAGACACATGCCTTATTCTCTTTTTGTCAATAGTTTCCTGTGAGTTGTTCAGACAAGCCTAGTGTGTGGAAGAAGTACCCCAGAGTGCACAGATCTGTATTCAGCGACTCCTTCACTCATCCGCTGTCTCTGTAGATAGATGCCAGCTGCCACGAGAAGACATGCCCAAATCCTCCTTCCCCTCACCCCAAACCTCAGCTTTCAGTAAAGATGGTAAATATTCCCTGATTTGTGTTTAAAATCTAATTAAATGGTGCCTGATTTTGTGATACTTGGGTATGATGTGATCAGGCATACAGTCCTGATCTTGATCATCAGCACTCCTTGGTCCTTGTGTAAGTGACATGTCATAGAGCTCAGCTTTAACAGCTAGGGCATCTGGAGGGAGGAACAGAGTAGGGACACGCATGATAGCTAGTGAGGGAAGTAGAGGGTGAGTAG
This Rattus norvegicus strain BN/NHsdMcwi chromosome 3, GRCr8, whole genome shotgun sequence DNA region includes the following protein-coding sequences:
- the LOC134486063 gene encoding uncharacterized protein LOC134486063, whose amino-acid sequence is MDIGNKRFWRSSAFLPNRGCDEWRFSLWLYDLCGLLESQPRRRQTYPMVKAGIQLLGKWYITRWAGNLPIPTKKKFTPLPPFVFVKNAIGKLEFRMNISKPIGCVQFTIYMDQDKYSPNVYYIWPNFPVVFGFIGGTDFAIAAHATSVNIETEKVTMLMGRNMFPRPTVLLDFEDFVESLVLNKTDIINPGCDVSCELFRQA